The Enoplosus armatus isolate fEnoArm2 chromosome 5, fEnoArm2.hap1, whole genome shotgun sequence genome contains the following window.
GTCGATTTTCTCTTGTCCATCGCTTCCAGAATATGTCTGCCATATTCTGGACCTGTTTCCACCTAGCTAGCCTTACTGCCAGACATGTAAAAATGACCTTTTCACAGTACTTCTTCCACATTTTACATTGAACAAGCTAAAGTAGTCCACTCCAGTGTTGGTAAACGGAGGCTCGCACTTCGCTAGGATTCTCCTTATAGCTAGAGTTTGCGCCAATACTTCAAccgtttctgattctgattctgattctgacccAAGTTCTTGTGGATATCTCTGAGGATCAGCTTTGCGACGTGAAGGTCCAGGATCACTGGCTGCTTTGACTTCTCAGTCATGGCGGCCCTGCTGAGTCTTCCTCTTACTCTGAGGATGCCATCGTGGAGGACTGGATTAAGTCCACGACATGAAACTTTCAAACTGGGTACACAAGTGAACTCCCAAAGCCCTCTCTACAGGTAGTGCATCCCAATCCAGGTTCAGGTTTTTAACCTCTGttgccctctcctctgcagggatAGCAGACAATACGGCCCTGCTGTTGCTTACCCATTTGGTGTGTCTGAATCCACCCTTTCCACATACAGCTCATAGAGCTTCTGCTTTTTGGGGTGATGAACCCTGTAACGCTGCAGGTACCACACTTTACCATCGTCACGACCCGGGTCTTTGCTGGGTACCTTCACGGTATAGCCCATTTCAATGAGGCCACCTAAGAATGCTGAGCACTCTTTGTGGAATGTTGGATTCTTCACGAACGTCCACCTTAATTTCAGAGTGTGCTGCTCAGCTACCTTACGGTTGTTGGGCATCTTCATGTCCTTCCTCCTCAGTGGCAGGGCGATGTTGTAATGTCCCTAGCTGACTATGAGGCCATGTCAAGAAACTGAAGATCCTCTCCGGACATCTCCAGCTTCACTCAGGGAAGTCACTCTTGAACTGCTGACTCCAGAGTTCTTCCAGTCTGGTAACTGATATCAGATATAAACCCGAATAGATTCCCGCATTAATTGTTCTTTTGGAACAACTATTAAAGAGGAATGAGTGGAGTTGCAAGAGGGAGTGAATCAAAAATTCTGCTTCTGTGTGGTATATGCGCGGTCGTGCATAAGAGCCAGATTAACTTCTGACTCTGTCGAGAGTCTCTCTGAGTTAACTAGTTCGTTCTGCACACACTCCTTGAGCCAAAGAATGAGTCAGAGCCTCaactcagcaacacactctcGTTCAGTGAGCTAACCCAGTAGCACAAAGCACAGTCACTGAGTGAGTTGCTGCTCAGTGGCAATGAAACAGAAGGCAAGAATATATGATTAATACAATATATGCGCCTATTTTGCTTGTGCTTATATGATTGTGGCACTTGTTGATTAAAAGAGCTAAGAGATCTTGTGCGGTGGGGGAGTAAACCACAAGCAGcatattaaattatatatatatttgttagGATTAATTAAATGTGAGCTTGttgaaaacaaagtaaaaaaggtGTAAGGGTAGGAGAAAATTTGGAAGGTATCTGGtgtttacaataataataactttgcaagaggaaaaaagagacaagGACACTTGACAAAGATTAAATTGTACACGGAACCCAAAGACTTAGACAAAGTCAATTGGGTAAGGGCATCCTCTCTCTGATGTATAGTAAGCTGACGTACAGTAGAAGGAGGGAAGATTTTGTCTGAAAATCTATATAAACCAGACAAGACACATATAGTATGCCCACATGCAGACACTTGAGGGATGGAGATCTCAGCTCTTTTTATTGGCCTGATCCTGTCTCTGGGTTTGTATGAGCTCAACTCAGTTCTAGCCTTGAATGGTTCTGGGGATGGTCTGAAACAAAGAGCTGGGCTTACAGAGGATAGGACTGGTGCTGGGGTCGACACTAAGGCCTCATCTGTGAAATGTAAGCTCCAGGGTACCACTCGTCTACCTGCATTCTCACTGGATGGTGATTACGTTATTGGAGGTGTTTTCTCTATACACCACTACGTGCACACAGTGAAGCATAACTACACCACCATGCCTGAGCCACTAAGGTGCACAGGGAGGTCAGTAAGAGGGAGAAGTGGGGGATAAGAGGATGTTAGACTGTGTggggaaagaaatgttttcaattgCATGATGTGCTGACAATCGTGTTGCAAAGCTTTTGTGTAGTATTGAAAAGTTAAGgaatatattattttgacagaaaatgtattttgtgtcttAACTGAAAACATGTGTGtttaataattgatttattaatatttaataggATAAAAGCAAATCAagacttcattttcttttacttctttccATAAAATTCCTGTGATGCAGTGCAGCTATTAGTTATTGTCCATAAATATGAATTGCAGTCCTactttattgtgtgttttctgttaaaatTGTGAATTGTCCTTATCATAAATTTGAACAGTGACAtgattgtttgtgtgcagcatTGACTCCCGTGAATTGCGCCTCTCACGTGCAATGGTCTTTGCCATCGAGGAGATTAACAACAGCACGGAGCTGCTGTCAGGCATCAAGCTTGGTTATCAGATCCACGACTCATGCGCCTCAGTGCCTGTGACGGTACATGTGGCATTCCAGCTTTCAAATGGCCTGGACGCGATATTTTACACCCGTGACAATTGCTCACAATCTGGTATGGTGATGGCTATCGTTGGTGAGTCTGGGTCTACGCCATCCATCAGCATGTCGCGCATCATCGGGTCCTTTAACATTCCTCaagtaaatattttgaatttctGACAAGCTATGTGTTTAATATAGGCAAGTGATGATTACTGTCTCTCCTGTTAAAGAATTGCACTGTTTTCCTTTAGGTGAGTCACTTTGCCACATGTGCATGCCTGTCCAATAAGCGACAGTACCCGAGTTTCTTCAGAACAATCCCAAGTGACCAGTTTCAGGCTGATGCACTGGCCAAACTGGTAAAACACTTTGGCTGGACTTGGATAGGTGCTGTCCGGTCGGATTCGGAATATGGCAATAATGGCATGGCATCTTTCCTGCATGCAGCGCAGGAGGAGGGGATCTGTGTGGAATACTCTGAATCTTTTTATCGGACCCACCCACATAGCAGAATCCAGAGAGTAGCTGACGTTATCCGCAGGTTTCTACATCACTGATTATGCTTTTGTTCCCTGTGCTGACTCTGACCTTCtgcacacaaaaccacaacaatgatTAGGCAAATATAAGATGGaagattgttttattattttagtggcaagtttgaaatgtgtcttcttttaatgtttatttttctcatatttATTACTGATGTGTGACTGAAAATAGAATCATTGAGACCAATACTGTACATTCAACAGACAAAAAACTAAAGCATCTCTCATGTTCATTTGTGttgataaataattaaaaacataaacattatgTCTATGGATGGAATACATTGCACCATAATGTCTCTCCAGGTCGACAGCTATGGTCGTTGTGGCATTTGCAGCCTCTGGAGACCTGAGGatcctgctggaggagctgtcGCGTGAGCCTTCTCCACCTCGCCAGTGGATAGGAAGTGAGTCCTGGGTAACCAACCCAGACATGCTGAGGTTCAGCTTCTGTGCTGGAGCCATTGGATTTGGCATTCAGCAATCTGTCATCCCAGGTCTGAGAGAATTCATGTTGGATCTCTCTCCCCCTAAAGTTGCTGCCTCTCCAGTGCTGACTGAGTTCTGGGAGGATTCATTCAACTGCAGGCTGGGAAAAAGTGAGCGCTGATTTTTAACAGCCAGGTCCTTGTGGCTGTGTTGTCTGTCTAAGTGGAGCATCCTGTATTAAAAAGTCTATAGTTGCTTTAAGACCAAACCCCAGACATGTCTGTCTTGGCAAAGATTTTATATGAACTTGGCTGCAGTGGTTTCACAATGCCTAATACACTGACGTTgtcaacacaagcacacagtaTATAAACAGTCTCCAGGCCACCAAGCtgaataaagataaagaaatgtatttattagcatgaatcagtttcagtttatttataagTATATATGTAAGTCTAATTTGCCTAATATACTGACAGTAATTTTTGTAatttatatgttttgtatttttgccttttataAATGTACTAATTGTCTGATTCATGTTGATGTGAGTTGCTATACACAGAGGTTAAAGAAAATAGGGCAGGACACAAACTTAGTAGTTTGAGTGAGCAGTTACTTAAAAGAAAACTGATTAAGGCATGTCTGCAAAACAGTTATAGATCTAATGTAAAATAAGCATGTTTTATGAATAAATTAGAACAATGTAGATATATGAGTGACTGCAATGCAGGTTTGGCAggtgtaataaaacaaaactatagcaaaaaagaataataaacacgtaagaaagaataataatgtaatatcaTTGTCAAGGTTAAAGAACATCTGCCTCTGTCTCCGTGTGTTTTTAGGTGCAGCCACGgacgagagtgtgtgtgatggaactGAAGACATAGAGACGCTCCGGAGCCCGTACACTGACACATCTCAGCTCCGAATAACTAACATGGTGTACAAGGCTGTTTATGCAATAGCACATGCTATTCATAATGCAGTGTGTCAGGACACAAATTCTACAGCTGAGTGTGACAAATTCACCAGGATAGAGTCCAAACAGGTCAGTCGAAAAGAATAAGTGATCACCCCAATGCCTTTTCTTTAATGTACctctttaaatgaaatattcactttatttgacattatttcttttctctccttcactgtcttACTTTACTTCATCCTCACAGGTACTTTCTCAGCTGAGGGAAATAAATTTTTCCCAAAATGGTTATGATGTGTCATTTGATGCCAACGGGGATCCTGTGGCCAGATATGAGCTGGTTAACTGGCAAAAAACTGAGAGTGGCGGCATTGAGTTGGTGACAGTAGGGCACTATGATGCATCACTGCCGGTGGGCCAGGAGTTCCATATAAACAGGAACCTCACCTGGGTGGAAGGTGGCACACAAGTAAGGAGCCCTAAAGCAATGGTTTAACATATTAAGATTTCTAATTTGGTGCTCTTAAAGGGCATGATATGTGTACATTCAAAGAATTATACTGAAGTGACTTTAGGAAGGGATTTCTTCATATCAAGTATGAACAAAGGAATGGTTACAGTGACTGATAAAACTtcaatacacacaatacacaaccAATCCTTTAATCCTAAGAGCTGcgtaacacacctgaatctgtgtgagtttgtttttatctatttgCCAGGTGCCTGTGTCAGTGTGCACTGACAGCTGTCCTCCAGGAGCTCGTAAAGTGCTGCAAAAAGGAAAACCCATCTGCTGTTATGACTGTATACCCTGTCCTGAGGGGGAGATTAGCAATGCCACAGGTATTGTTCTTTTATAATGCATATCTACAACATCAAATTAACAATTGCTAAAAAccatttttgatttattttttcagattcCCTTGATTGTTTCCCTTGCCCCAAGGAGTTCTGGCCtaatgcagagagagacacttgTTTCCCCAAACCTGTAGAGTTTCTTTCCTTCGACGAGGTCCTAGGAATCATCCTGGCTGCATTCTCAGTTGGTGGTGCTTGTCTTGCCATTGTAACAGCGGCTGTGTTCTTTCGTCACAGGACATCCCCGATAGTCAGGGCCAACAACTCTGAGctgagcttcctgctgctcttctctctgaCTCTATGTTTCTTATGTTCACTAACTTTCATTGGGGCACCATCTGAGTGGTCCTGCATGCTGCGCCACACAGCGTTTGGAATCACCTT
Protein-coding sequences here:
- the LOC139285046 gene encoding extracellular calcium-sensing receptor-like, with translation MPEPLRCTGSIDSRELRLSRAMVFAIEEINNSTELLSGIKLGYQIHDSCASVPVTVHVAFQLSNGLDAIFYTRDNCSQSGMVMAIVGESGSTPSISMSRIIGSFNIPQVSHFATCACLSNKRQYPSFFRTIPSDQFQADALAKLVKHFGWTWIGAVRSDSEYGNNGMASFLHAAQEEGICVEYSESFYRTHPHSRIQRVADVIRRSTAMVVVAFAASGDLRILLEELSREPSPPRQWIGSESWVTNPDMLRFSFCAGAIGFGIQQSVIPGLREFMLDLSPPKVAASPVLTEFWEDSFNCRLGKSAATDESVCDGTEDIETLRSPYTDTSQLRITNMVYKAVYAIAHAIHNAVCQDTNSTAECDKFTRIESKQVLSQLREINFSQNGYDVSFDANGDPVARYELVNWQKTESGGIELVTVGHYDASLPVGQEFHINRNLTWVEGGTQVPVSVCTDSCPPGARKVLQKGKPICCYDCIPCPEGEISNATDSLDCFPCPKEFWPNAERDTCFPKPVEFLSFDEVLGIILAAFSVGGACLAIVTAAVFFRHRTSPIVRANNSELSFLLLFSLTLCFLCSLTFIGAPSEWSCMLRHTAFGITFVLCISCVLGKTIVVLMAFKATLPGSNVMKWFGPPQQRMTVVSFTFIQVLICTIWLVVSPPFPMKNLTLYKERIILECALGSAIGFWAVLGYIGLLAVFCFVLAVLARKLPDNFNEAKLITFSMLIFCAVWITFIPAYVTSPGKFTVAVEIFAILASSFGLIMCIFAPKCFIILFKPEKNTKKHIMNKNQSQDI